Genomic window (Streptomyces yatensis):
CCAGGAGCGGCGTGACGAGGGCACCGGGACGCTGTACGGCGAATGCCGCTGGCTGGCCGCCCCGGCCTGCGCACAGGTCGTCACCCCGCGGACGGGCACACCGGGCCACCCGGCGGGCAGGGACCTGCTGATCCGGGTCACCGACGCCACCCGCCAGGTGGCCGCGGGCACCCGCGGCGCGTACTACGGCGAGGTCACCGTGCGCGGACACCGGATGCGCACGCTGACCACCCCACTGCGCGGCCCTCGCGCGCTCCAGCTCGCGGTGCGTTCCGACACCGTCGAGCAGGGCGAACGCCAGGCCGCGCGGCTGCTCGCCGCCATCGGCGCGGCGGGGGCGCTGCTCGCCGCCGGGCTCGGCTATCTCGCCTCCCGGCGGGCGCTGGCGCCGGTCACCCGGCTCACCGCCACCGCCGAACGGATCGCCGCCACCCGCGATCCGGCCCATCGCATCGAGCTGCCGCCGGAGGTGGGGCGGCGCGGGGACGAGATCTCCCGGCTGGCAGGGAGCTTCAACACCATGCTCGGCGAGCTGGAGGAGTCGGTGGCCGCCCAGCGCCGACTGGTGGCCGACGCCTCCCATGAGCTGCGCACCCCGCTGACCGCGCTGCGCACCAACGCCGAGTTGCTGGCCCGTGCCGACCGGCTGACCCCCGCCCAGCGGGACCGTGCGGCGTCGGCGCTCGGTGGGCAGTTGCGCGAGGTGACCGGTCTGGTCAACGACCTGATCGAGCTGGCGCGGGACAAGGAGCCGCTGCCGCTGGTGGAGCCGGTACGGCTGGATCTGCTGGCCGCCCGGTGCGTCGAGGAGGCCCGCTCGCACTGGGCGCACACCACCTTCACCATGGAGCTGGCCGAGGTCACGGTGGACGGGGTGCCCGCGCGGCTGGCCCGGCTGCTGACCAATCTGCTGGACAACGCCGCGAAGTTCAGCCCGCCCGGCGCCGAGGTGGAGATCCGGCTGACCACCGGCCCACACGCCATCGACCTCACCGTCCGTGACCACGGGCCCGGTATCGCCGCCGAGGACCTGCCGTACGTCTTCGACCGCTTCTACCGCTCCCGGCAGGCCCGTGCGCTCCCCGGCTCCGGGCTGGGGCTGGCCATGGCCCGGCAGATCGCCCGGGCGCACGGCTCCGCGCTCACCGCGGAGGCGGCCGAGGGCGGCGGTGCGCTCTTCCGGCTGCGCATCCCGCGCCATCGGTCCGGCGGTCCGGCCCCGCAGGCGTAAGCCCGCCGAAGCCCTCCGGGGCCGCCTCTTAGAAGCCCTCTTATATCGGCTCGCTATCAACGTCCCATGAAACGCAACCACTTCGCCCCGCCGCGGGTGACCGCCGCGGTGGCACTCGCGGGCGCGGCGTCCTGCCTCGCCCTCGCCTCGACCACCCTCGCCTCCACCGCCCACTCCGGCACCACCCGCTCCGGGGACGCGCCCCGGCCGGTCGTGGTCGGTGGCCACCGTGTGGAGGTCCCGGTGTCGGGCGGCACCGCCACCGTCGACACCGCCTCGCTGCGGGTCACGGCTCGTACGGGTCGGGGGACCGTCGAGCTGTCCGCGCCCGCCGCCACCGCCCCCGGGAAACCGGGCTCGGTGACCACCTCCGCGGGCACCGCCCGCTGGAGCTATCCGGACACCGGACTGGACGTCACGGCCCGTGCCGGTGACCGCGGCCGGCTGGAGCTGTCGGTGACGGCCACCGGAAAGGCCCCCCGCAAGTCCACCGGCAAAGCCACCGGAAAGGCCGCGGGCGAGACCGCGCGCACCCTCTCGTGGCCGGTCACCGGCACCGACCGGCGCGCCACCGCCGTACAGCTGCCGCGCGGCGAGGGGCTGTCGCTGCCGGTGGCCGACCGCTTCTGGAACTCCTCCCGGGCCGATCTGGTCGACACCGACATGGCCATGGAGTCGGATCTGTCGATGCCCCTGTGGGGCTACACGCTCGGCGACCGCCAGGGCGTGAGCTATCTCGTGCCCACTGACATCGGCACATCGCTGCGCGTCACCTCCGACGCGGGCAGGCTGCGCACCGCCGCCACCCACCGGTTCTCGCGGGCCGACGGCACCACGCGGTACACCGTGGCCTTCTCCCTCACCGACGGCTCCCCGGTGGCCGCCGCCCGCGACTACCGCGCCTGGCTCGGCGAACACGGACAGCTGAAGAGCCTGCGGGAGAAGATCCGGGAGACACCGGCCACCGGGAAGCTGCTCGGCGCGTTCCACGCCTATCTGTGGGGCGACGCCCGCAAGGCCGGCTTCATGGGCAGGCTGCGCGGCCTCGGTGTGGACCGCATGTGGCTCGGCTACGACGCCGACGACCGGCCGATGGACGCCGCCGCCACCGCGGCCGCGAAGAAGGCGGGCTATCTCGTCGGCCCGTACGACTCGTTCGCCAACGGCCAGGACCCGGCCACCTCCGACGCGCCGACGTCCACCTGGCCCGGCACGGTGTACCCGGACTTCTGCGTCCGGGACGCCGACGGCAAGCCCGTCCCCGGCTTCCACGACCGCGGCTGCTACCTCTCCTCCGAGGCGTTCGAGAGGGCCGAGCCGCGCCACCACTACCTCGCCGACCGCATCCGCGAGATGACCGAGGCGGGCGCCGACAGCTACTTCCTCGATGTGGACGCGGCCGGTGAGCTGTTCCGCGACCACAGCACCGCTCACCCCATGACCAAGGCGGAGGACCGCGCCAACCGGCTGGCCCGGATGAAGCGGCTCTCCGACCGCGGGCTGGTCCTGGGCTCGGAGTCCGCCGGGGCCTGGGCCAACCGGGACCTCGCCTTCGACCACGGCTCGGGCACCCCGGTGGCGGGCGGTCTGTGGGCGGCGCAGCGCGACAAGGCGACCTGGGGCGGCTACGCCCCCGCCGACGCGCCGGGCGTCTTCTTCAAGCCCGCGGAGCTGCCCGCCGATGTGGCGAAGGCGATGTACGACCCGGTGTACCGGGTGCCCCTGTACGAGACCGCGCTCCACGACTCCGTGGTGAACACCGAGCGCTGGGAGCTGTCGTACGACAAGCTGCCTCGGCAGAAGACCGACCGGGCGCTGCTCGGCATGCTGGACAACACCCCGCTCAACTTCGTGCTCACCGGCGACTCGCTGAACAGGAGCGGCCGCCAACTCGCCACCCTCCAGCGGTACTTCGCGCCCCTGCACCAGGCGGCCGGTACCGAGCCGCTGACCGACTTCCGGGCGCTGACCGCCGATCGCACCGTGCAGCGCACCGTCTTCGGCGACGACACCCTCACCGTCACCGCCAACTTCGGCACAACACCCCACAAGGGCCTGCCCGGTGGCTGTGCGGACGCCAAGCTCCGCGACGACACCGCGCCGCGGCGGCTGTGCCCGGCCACGGTGAACGGAACCGCCGGGTAATCGCGCGGCGCCGCCGGTGGGGAAGCCGATGTTTCCACGATTACCGGACGTTGCCCGGCCCATCGTTAGAGTCGGCCCTCACTGCACTGCGGGCCGACCCTGCGAGGTTTACTGAGCGATGGCATATCCAAAGGCCGGGGCCGAAGGCGTACCCGCGAGACCGCACTTTCCCGATGTCGAACTCGACGTACTGGATTACTGGGAGAAGCACGACATCTTCCATGAGTCCGTGGCAGCGCGGAAATCCGACGACGCCGAAGAATTCGTGTTCTACGACGGTCCGCCGTTCGCCAATGGCCTGCCGCACTACGGGCATCTGCTGGCGGGCTATGCGAAGGACGTGGTGCCGCGCTATCAGACGATGCGCGGCCGCCGGGTCGAGCGGCGGTTCGGCTGGACCTCGCACGGGCTGCCCGCGGAGCTGGACGCCGAGAAACAACTCGGCATCACCGCCAAGTCCGATATCGAGCGGATGGGCGTCGAGCGGTTCAACGAGGTGTGCCGGACGACGGTGATGCGTTACACCGGAGAATGGCGCGACTACGTCAATCGGCAGGCCCGCTGGGTCGACTTCGACGAGTCCGTCAAAACCCACGACCTCGACTACATGGAGAGCGTCATGTGGGCGTTCAAAACCATGTGGGACAAGGGGCTCATCTATCAGGGACATTCGGTCTCCTGGTATTGCGCGCACTGCGAGACCCCGCTGGCCAATGCCGAGAGCAGCGGCCGTATCGACGGCAGCGACACCCATCGCGACGTGCCCGGCAGCACCGTGATCGTGGGCGTACGGCTCGACAGTGGCGAGCTGCTGCTGGTGGAGTCCGACCAGCCCTGGGCGCTGCCGGGCGCCACGGCGGTGGCGGTGCACCCCGACGCGGAGTACGCCGTGGTGGAGCACGCCGGGCGGCGCCTGGTGGTCGCGGCCGACCGGCTCGGCGCCCATGCCGAGCTGGTGGGCGACGGCCCGGTGGTCGCCCGGCACAGCGGCGCCGAGCTGGCGGGACGCGCCTACACCCCGCTGTTCGACTTCTCCGCCCCCGCCGAGGACAGCCATGTCGTGGTGGCGGAACGCTTCGTGGACACCGACGAGGGCACCGGTGCGGTGGCCGTGACCCCGTGTTTCGACGAACGGGACCACACCCTCGCCACCGACGCGGGCATCGGCCGGACCTATCCGGTCGACTCCGGCGGCCGGTACACCGACGAGGTGCCGCCGTGCGCCGGAGCCCCGGTGCTGGAGTCCGCCGAGACCGTGACCGGTCTGCTGGCGGCCAGCGGCGCCCTGCTGAGCAGCCGGCCGCATACCCGGTCCCGCCCGCACTGCTGGCGCTGCGGCAGTCAGCTGCTGCAGCAGGCCATCCCCACCTGGTTCGTCGCCGTCACCCGGCTCCGCACCCGCATGCTCGAACTCAACGAGCGGATCCGGTGGACACCCGAACATGTGCGCGACGGCCAGTTCGGCAACTGGGTGCGCGGCGCCAAGGACTGGAACATCTCCCGCAACCGCTACTGGGGCGCCCCCATCCCGGTGTGGGTGTCGGACGACCCGGCCCACCCCCGGGTCGATGTGTACGGCTCCCTGGACGAGATCGAGCGCGACTTCGGCGTACGGCCGAGCGATCTGCACCGTCCGTACATCGACGAGCTGACGCGCCCCAACCCCGACGATCCATCGGGCCGGGCGGTGATGCGGCGGGTGCCCGAGGTGCTGGACTGCTGGTTCGAGACCGGCTCCATGCCGTTCGCGCAGGTGCACTACCCCTTTGAGAACGCCGAGTGGTTCGAGCGCCACTCCCCGGGTGACTTCGTGGTCGAGTACTACGCCCAGACCCGTGGCTGGTTCTACAACATGCACGTCATGTCCACCGCGCTGTTCGACCGGCCGGCCTTCGCCAACTGCACCGTCCTCGGGGTGGTGCTCGGCCACGACGGCCAGGCCATGTCCAAGGCGCGCAACAACTACCTCGATGTCAACGACGTCTTCGCCCGCGACGGCTCCGACGCCATGCGCTGGTTCCTCATGAGCTCCCCTCTGCTGCGCGCCCGCGACCTGGAGGTCACCGAGGCCGGCAGCAAGGAAGCCCTGCGCCAGGTGCTGCTGCCGCTGTGGAACGCCTGGCACTTCCTGGCCCTGTACGCGGGCGACACCGAGGGCCACGTCCGCACCGAGGCGGACCATCCGCTGGACCGCTACCTCCTCGCCAAGACCCGTGCCCTGGTCGAGCTGACGACCGGTGCGATGGACGGCTACGACCTCTCCCGCGCGTGCTCCGCACTCCGCGACCACCTGGATGTGCTCACCAACTGGTACATCCGCTGCTCCCGCGACCGGTTCGCCGCCGGAGACCGCGCGGCGGTGGACACCCTGCACACCGCGCTCGAAGTGCTGTGCCGGCTGATGGCACCGCTGCTGCCGCTGATCACCGAGCGGATCTGGCGCGGGCTGACCGGCGGCCGGTCGGTGCATCTGACCTCATGGCCCACTCCCGGGGAACTGCCGTCCGACCCGGAGCTGGTGCGGGTGATGGACCGGGTGCGGGAGGTCGCCTCGACCGCGCTCGGCCAGCGCAAGAGCCATCAGCTGCGGCTGCGGCTGCCCCTGGCGCGGCTGGTGATCGCCGACCCCGACGCCCCCGCGCTGGAGCCCTACACCGCGCTGCTGCGCGACCAGCTCAACGTCAAGGACGTCCAGCTCACCACCGATGTCTCCGCACACGGCCGGATGCGGCTGACCGTCGACCCCCGCAAATGCGGGCCCCGTCTCGGCGGGGCGGTGCAGGAGGTCATCCGCGCCGCGGCCACCGACGACTGGACGACGAACGAGGACGGACACGTCGTGGCGGCGGGGCGGGAACTGCTCGCCGGTGAGTACGAGCTGCGGCTCGTCGCCGATGGACCGGGCGCCGTCGCGGCGCTGCCCGGCGGAGCCGGACTGGTCGTCCTCGATGTCGAGGTGACCGAGGAACTGGCGGCCGAGGGCGCGGCGCGCGACCTGGTGCGCGTGGTGCAGCAGGCGCGCCGCGCGGCCGGTTTCGAGGTGTCCGACCACATCGCGCTGAGCGTGGATCTGCCCGAGACGGTGGCGGCACGGATCCGCGCCCACGACGCGCTGCTGAAGGCCGAGACCCTGGCCGGGCGCGTGACGTTCGGCCCCGTCGCGGACGCCGCTCACGAGGGCCTGATCGGCGACGGCACCGCGGTCCGGGTGCACATCGACAAGCTCTGACACAGGAAGAGAATCGGATGACCCGTCTTGACGCGCTGGTGAGCGCACAGGCCACGCGAACTCCGGAAGCGCACGCGGTCGTGTTCGGACCGACCCGGCTGACCTATCGAGAGCTGGAGGAACGCTCCCACCGGCTGGCCCACGCGCTGCGGGCCGGCGGGCTGCGCCCGGACGACCGCGTATGCGTGCTGGTGCCCAAGGGCGCGGACGCGGTGGTGTTCCTGCTCGGTGTGCTCAAGGCCGGTGGCGTCTGTGTGCCCCTGGACACGGCGTCGCCGGTGGACCGGCTGGTGTCCATCGTGGACCAGACCGCGCCATGCCTGCTCCTCGCCGACCGGCAGCGGACCCCGCTGGCCACCGAGGTGGCGGCCGCCGCCGCGCCCGGCGCGGTGGCGGGCCTGTGCCTGCCCGACGGGGACGCCACGGCCGCGGGCGACCTTCCCTCGATCACCGCGGCCGATATCGCCTCGGCGCCGACGACGGCACCCGAGCCGGTCAGCGGCGCGTCCGATGTGGCGTATGTGCTGTTCACCTCCGGCTCGTCGGGCGAGCCCAAGGGCGTACCGCTCACCCACTCCGGCATCGTCCACTTCGTGACCTGGGCCAACGAACACTTCGGGCTCGGCCCGGACGACCGGATCTCCTGCCACCTCCAGATGCACTTCGACGGCTCGCTGTGGGATGTGTACGGGCCGCTGATCTGCGGGGCCGAGCTGCATCTGGTCCCGCCGGAGGCGAGCCTGCTGCCGACCACACTGGCCGCGTTCATCCGCGAGGCACGGCTCACCCAGTGGCTTTCGGTGCCGTCCGTGCTCAGCGCGATGGCACGCCACGATGTGGTGGAGAAGGACGACTTCCCGCACCTGCGCCGGGTGTTGTGGGGTGGTGAGGTCTTCCCGCCCACGGATGTGGAGTACTGGATGCGCCGGCTGCCCCACGTCACCTTCACCGGTTTCTACGGCACCACCGAAACCACCATCGCCAGCTCCTTCCACACCCTGACCGAACTGCCCGACGAGGCGCTTCCGGTCGGCCGGGCCATCCCCGGCGAGTGGCTGGAGGCCGTCGACGACCAGTTGCGCCCGGTCGCCCCCGGCGAGGTGGGCGAGATGGTGATCGGCGGCGCGGGCGTCAGCCCGGGATACTGGCGTGACCCCGAGCGGACCGCGGCCTCGTTCATCGAGCTGCCCTCCGGCTCCGGACGGCGCGCGTACCGCACCGGAGACCTCGGCAGCAAGGACGCCGACGGGCTGCTGCGCTTCCACGGCCGCGCCGACCGCCAGGTCAAGGTCAACGGCTACCGCGTGGAGCTGGACGAGGTGATGACCGAGCTGCACTCGCTGCCGGAGATCGCCGCCGGGGCGGTGGTGTCGGTGCCGGGCGCCGCCGGGTCCCCGCTGATCTGCGCCGCCTACACCCTCGCCGCCGGTGTCTCGCTGACGACCGCACAGGTGAAGGCACGGCTCGCGCACAAGGTGCCCGGGTACATGCTGCCGTCGCGCTGGCTCGCACTGGAGTCGCTGCCCGCCAACGCCAACGGCAAGACCGACCTGCGCGCACTCCAGCAGCGCTTCACCGCCGACGAGGCCGTCCCCGGCGGCGGTGGCGGCGCGTGAGCGAGTTCTCCTTCACTGCCTGCACGGCCCGGGACCGAGCGGAGATCGCCGACTTCCAGGACTCGCTCTGGCGCGGCGGCCGCGACGCCAACCTGGCCTATATGGAC
Coding sequences:
- a CDS encoding glycoside hydrolase, whose protein sequence is MKRNHFAPPRVTAAVALAGAASCLALASTTLASTAHSGTTRSGDAPRPVVVGGHRVEVPVSGGTATVDTASLRVTARTGRGTVELSAPAATAPGKPGSVTTSAGTARWSYPDTGLDVTARAGDRGRLELSVTATGKAPRKSTGKATGKAAGETARTLSWPVTGTDRRATAVQLPRGEGLSLPVADRFWNSSRADLVDTDMAMESDLSMPLWGYTLGDRQGVSYLVPTDIGTSLRVTSDAGRLRTAATHRFSRADGTTRYTVAFSLTDGSPVAAARDYRAWLGEHGQLKSLREKIRETPATGKLLGAFHAYLWGDARKAGFMGRLRGLGVDRMWLGYDADDRPMDAAATAAAKKAGYLVGPYDSFANGQDPATSDAPTSTWPGTVYPDFCVRDADGKPVPGFHDRGCYLSSEAFERAEPRHHYLADRIREMTEAGADSYFLDVDAAGELFRDHSTAHPMTKAEDRANRLARMKRLSDRGLVLGSESAGAWANRDLAFDHGSGTPVAGGLWAAQRDKATWGGYAPADAPGVFFKPAELPADVAKAMYDPVYRVPLYETALHDSVVNTERWELSYDKLPRQKTDRALLGMLDNTPLNFVLTGDSLNRSGRQLATLQRYFAPLHQAAGTEPLTDFRALTADRTVQRTVFGDDTLTVTANFGTTPHKGLPGGCADAKLRDDTAPRRLCPATVNGTAG
- the ileS gene encoding isoleucine--tRNA ligase yields the protein MAYPKAGAEGVPARPHFPDVELDVLDYWEKHDIFHESVAARKSDDAEEFVFYDGPPFANGLPHYGHLLAGYAKDVVPRYQTMRGRRVERRFGWTSHGLPAELDAEKQLGITAKSDIERMGVERFNEVCRTTVMRYTGEWRDYVNRQARWVDFDESVKTHDLDYMESVMWAFKTMWDKGLIYQGHSVSWYCAHCETPLANAESSGRIDGSDTHRDVPGSTVIVGVRLDSGELLLVESDQPWALPGATAVAVHPDAEYAVVEHAGRRLVVAADRLGAHAELVGDGPVVARHSGAELAGRAYTPLFDFSAPAEDSHVVVAERFVDTDEGTGAVAVTPCFDERDHTLATDAGIGRTYPVDSGGRYTDEVPPCAGAPVLESAETVTGLLAASGALLSSRPHTRSRPHCWRCGSQLLQQAIPTWFVAVTRLRTRMLELNERIRWTPEHVRDGQFGNWVRGAKDWNISRNRYWGAPIPVWVSDDPAHPRVDVYGSLDEIERDFGVRPSDLHRPYIDELTRPNPDDPSGRAVMRRVPEVLDCWFETGSMPFAQVHYPFENAEWFERHSPGDFVVEYYAQTRGWFYNMHVMSTALFDRPAFANCTVLGVVLGHDGQAMSKARNNYLDVNDVFARDGSDAMRWFLMSSPLLRARDLEVTEAGSKEALRQVLLPLWNAWHFLALYAGDTEGHVRTEADHPLDRYLLAKTRALVELTTGAMDGYDLSRACSALRDHLDVLTNWYIRCSRDRFAAGDRAAVDTLHTALEVLCRLMAPLLPLITERIWRGLTGGRSVHLTSWPTPGELPSDPELVRVMDRVREVASTALGQRKSHQLRLRLPLARLVIADPDAPALEPYTALLRDQLNVKDVQLTTDVSAHGRMRLTVDPRKCGPRLGGAVQEVIRAAATDDWTTNEDGHVVAAGRELLAGEYELRLVADGPGAVAALPGGAGLVVLDVEVTEELAAEGAARDLVRVVQQARRAAGFEVSDHIALSVDLPETVAARIRAHDALLKAETLAGRVTFGPVADAAHEGLIGDGTAVRVHIDKL
- a CDS encoding amino acid adenylation domain-containing protein, with translation MTRLDALVSAQATRTPEAHAVVFGPTRLTYRELEERSHRLAHALRAGGLRPDDRVCVLVPKGADAVVFLLGVLKAGGVCVPLDTASPVDRLVSIVDQTAPCLLLADRQRTPLATEVAAAAAPGAVAGLCLPDGDATAAGDLPSITAADIASAPTTAPEPVSGASDVAYVLFTSGSSGEPKGVPLTHSGIVHFVTWANEHFGLGPDDRISCHLQMHFDGSLWDVYGPLICGAELHLVPPEASLLPTTLAAFIREARLTQWLSVPSVLSAMARHDVVEKDDFPHLRRVLWGGEVFPPTDVEYWMRRLPHVTFTGFYGTTETTIASSFHTLTELPDEALPVGRAIPGEWLEAVDDQLRPVAPGEVGEMVIGGAGVSPGYWRDPERTAASFIELPSGSGRRAYRTGDLGSKDADGLLRFHGRADRQVKVNGYRVELDEVMTELHSLPEIAAGAVVSVPGAAGSPLICAAYTLAAGVSLTTAQVKARLAHKVPGYMLPSRWLALESLPANANGKTDLRALQQRFTADEAVPGGGGGA
- a CDS encoding sensor histidine kinase: MALITSAAVALVTAGVCVAAYVVIRYELVRQLDLQLTQQATLLAQERRDEGTGTLYGECRWLAAPACAQVVTPRTGTPGHPAGRDLLIRVTDATRQVAAGTRGAYYGEVTVRGHRMRTLTTPLRGPRALQLAVRSDTVEQGERQAARLLAAIGAAGALLAAGLGYLASRRALAPVTRLTATAERIAATRDPAHRIELPPEVGRRGDEISRLAGSFNTMLGELEESVAAQRRLVADASHELRTPLTALRTNAELLARADRLTPAQRDRAASALGGQLREVTGLVNDLIELARDKEPLPLVEPVRLDLLAARCVEEARSHWAHTTFTMELAEVTVDGVPARLARLLTNLLDNAAKFSPPGAEVEIRLTTGPHAIDLTVRDHGPGIAAEDLPYVFDRFYRSRQARALPGSGLGLAMARQIARAHGSALTAEAAEGGGALFRLRIPRHRSGGPAPQA